The stretch of DNA atcttgtgagaagattgatggatgttcATCTCTCTCAACAGCCAGACCAGTTGCGCTGTAAACTTACTCAGAATGGAGTATTTTCGGTAAAATCCATGTATGTGGATATTATTAATTCTGGCATTATCCATCGATCTTTGTATATCTGGAAAGTCAAAGTGCCCttcaaaattaaagtgtttatgtagtTTGTTCACAAACAAGTCATTCTAACCAAAAACAATTTGGCTAAGCGTAACTGGATAGGATCACGAAGATGTAGTTTCTGCGATCATGATGAGTctgtcaaacacctctttctctatTGCCCAATGGCAAAAAAATTATGGCGGTCTGTGCACATAGCTTTCAACATTACTTCTCTGAATACCATCCACATGTTATTCGGGACATGGCTGGACGGAGTACAATCAGAAACCGCAAAACTGATTCGTGTAGGAGTGTGTGCTTTATTATGAGCTATATGGAATTGTAGGAACGATTTGTTTTTTAAAAGAACTACACattcatttcttgcaggttatttTTTGGGTCACTACACTGCTtcatatgtggtcgctactcactccgacggatgcCAGGGAGCGTATGGTTACTGGGTCTATCCGTTGGGAGACGGTATCACGgactattttcaaccggtttggatggtggTCATGTAATATGATAGGTGTTTAGTTTCCTATCTTTCTTTATTCCATCGGTTGTGGCTATACCTAGTATCCATGTGTAATTAATATATTATCTaaatattaacgtgcattgcacgtgcgcaTTTACTACTATAGAAAAAGAAACGAAAAGAAGCGTGCTATGTGTTCGTTGGCTGATCTTTTCAAGAGATCGGCCCACCGTCCGATTGGATCGTTTCTCTCTGCTATTTTCCAGCAACAAGATCCTTGGTGTAAAACCTCCTTTGCAACAGGACCTTCGTTTCaaaaataaacaaaataaaatttCGACCTCTACCGTGTGTTACCACAACAAACATTTCTTATTGCAAAAATTGCAACAACACCTTCTATCTCATCTCTTATTCCTGCAATAAGACTTTTCTTGCAgatattttttttgcattatagAAACATCGCCACCGCGTCACAGTAGCACTAGCATAGTCGCCATTCGCCGCTGGCATTTGCAACAAcaccgttgttgttgttgttgttgttgttgttgttgttgcaaccTCTGTATTGCAACACCGCCGCTGTTGCAAAAAGCCATAGCAGAATCCTTgttacaaaaaattaaaaaattgcaaGTCCGAGCCCGGTCGCCATGACCATGGCCATGGACAAACTCCAGCTTGGGCAGGCCCCTTTCCTGCCTCGTTCCGCGCCACGCATGTGTGCCCCAGCCGCGGTCGCACACATGCCTGTGTTCCACCTGGTCCTCGGCCATTGCAACACAGCCGACGAGCGGAGGACTTCATCGTCGCTTGTGTGTGCTTGCGTCTTGCGTATGCTTGCTACTCAATGCTTGCAACACCTCCTCGCAGCATCTTCTCGCAGCACCGTCTGTCCAAGGAAGCACAAaggagaaaagaaaagagagaacgcCACCCTCTATGCCGCCGGAGTAGGaagagaagaggaaaaaagaaaagcTGAGGAAGACAGATTGAAAGAGTGGATAACGTCGAGCGAGTTTCACGTCTCCTGTGCCCGCCCTTCATGTAGTCGGTCCGATCAAAACGAATCGAACGGTCCGGCACGTGACCGGTGCAACACGCGAGATCAGTCGAGAGAGGATTTTCTACCATGCACAGGACCTCCCGTGCATGCATCCATCGCCTTGTTTATTACTATATATGTGACCACTGACATCACCTATAATGTTTTCTCTCTCATCTAGCATACATTCACATGTTATTCTACTCACCAAGTTTCATCCAAATAAATAGATGCATACTGTATGTTGAAATAAAAGTTTGATTTACATTTTGTTTGCATAATTGTGTTTTTTCTAACAAGATCTTTCAAACAAGACTAATATTGAATACACTTTTAGAAAATATTTTTTACAAGTAAACTACCAAGCTTCAAACTTGTTTCATACAAATTTAATTATTCGATACAAAAATTCAACAATGAGTTATTCAAACAAGAACTTTAATAGTGTTTGACAAAGTATCTCATAGTTTTGTGTATTTTTAATAGTGTTTCAATGTGTTCTAATTTTTTTGATTATTTTTAGAACATGCTGAAACACATTCAAAAATGTTATAGTTTTAAAGTTCTCCTCGTCATAAACACAAATATGCAAACGGATCATAAATTGCACTTTTGGTTTAAAAGATAAAATAGTTTTAAActtggaaataaaataaaaaagcatGCATGGGATGGTGAAGCATAGACTTGCATGTGGTCAGAGGAAGATCTGACAAACTGCAAAGAGCATTAATGCACAACATCGAATCTCCAAGAAAAATGAACGACCCTCCCATGACCTCCCGTGCATGGGAGAAATGCTTTTCTCGAGATCAGTCGGCTGATTTGGATCATTTCCCAAAAACAATAATGCTAGATTCACGGGCTGCCTGATACNNNNNNNNNNNNNNNNNNNNNNNNNNNNNNNNNNNNNNNNNNNNNNNNNNNNNNNNNNNNNNNNNNNNNNNNNNNNNNNNNNNNNNNNNNNNNNNNNNNNNNNNNNNNNNNNNNNNNNNNNNNNNNNNNNNNNNNNNNNNNNNNNNNNNNNNNNNNNNNNNNNNNNNNNNNNNNNNNNNNNNNNNNNNNNNNNNNNNNNNNNNNNNNNNNNNNNNNNNNNNNNNNNNNNNNNNNNNNNNNNNNNNNNNNNNNNNNNNNNNNNNNNNNNNNNNNNNNNNNNNNNNNNNNNNNNNNNNNNNNNNNNNNNNNNNNNNNNNNNNNNNNNNNNNNNNNNNNNNNNNNNNNNNNNNNNNNNNNNNNNNNNNNNNNNNNNNCCCCCACTGAAAatcagggaggggggggggggattagTTTGGAATATGCCCGTAAAACCCAGTAACCGGTCCGTGCATTTAGAATTTTCGCTTGATTTTAATTGGTGGGTGCGCCCGCCAGCCCCGTAAAATGTCTGTAAATGCCTGTGAATGTAGCATTACTCTCCCAAAAAACAAGATAACCACATAGTGTGACGGGCTATGACGAAAATTATGCAAAAGCTGAAAAAAAACAAGCGAGGAGAGGCAACGGCTGCCTATCTATCTACATCttgagcataattggtttgatgcTAACATTTGACATTGTCATATACTAATATTTGATATTGGATAGAAACATCACTCTCACACCGGCAAAACCTCCACGAAATTCTCTCGACCAAACAAACGGCATCGCACTCCCGCACCAGCACTCTATCTATCGTGTCGTCACTATACAAGGCCACCGGGCAGCCTCCTGCCTGAGCATACCAGCCATGCAGAGCGAGGTTTGGCTGCTATGCGCGACGCTCGCCGCCGCGCTACTCTACTACCTGACCAGCGCAGCCCGCCGCGGGGGCACCGGGCGACGGCCGCCTCCGGGCCCGACGCCGCTCCCGGTCGTCGGCAACCTGCTCGACCTGGGCGGCAACCTGCACCACACGCTGGCGCGCCTGGCGCGCGCCCACGGCCCCGTCATGAAGCTCAAGCTCGGCATGGTCACCACCGTGGTGGTCTCCTCCCACGACGCCGCGCGGGAGGCCTTCACCAGGTACGACCGCCACCTGGCCGCGCGCGCCGTCCCGGACGCCGCCAACGCGGTCGGCAACTCCGGGCGGTCCATGATCTGGCTGCCCAGCTCCGACCCGCTCTGGAAGACGCTGCGGGGCATCGTGGCCTCACACGTCTTCTCGCCGCGTGGCCTCGCCGTGGCGCGCGGCGTGCGCGAGCGCAAGGTGCGCGACATGGTGGGCTACTTCCGCCGCTGCGTGGGGGAGGAGGTGGACGTCGGGCAGGCCGTGTACGGCGGCGTGCTGAACCTCGTGTCCAGCGCCTTCTTCTCCGTCGACGTGGTGGACGTGGGCGGAGAGTCCGCGAGTGAGCTGCGGGAGGTCGTGGAGGACATCATCGCCGCGCTCGGCAAGCCCAACGTCTCCGACATCTTCCCTTCCCTCCGGCCGCTGGACCTGCAGGGCTGGCGTCGCTGGGCGGGGGCGCGCTACCAGAAGGTCTTTGGCATACTTGACGGCATAATCGACCGCCGCCTGGCAGATGCCCGGACGTCGTGCACGGGCGAGCACGCGCACGGCGACTTCCTGGACTCGCTGCTGGAGCTCGTTTCCGCAGGCAAGATCGGTCGCGACAAGGTGACGGTGATACTGTTCGACGTGTTCGCGGCCGGGACCGACACGATGGCCATCACGGTGGAGTGGGCGATGGCCGAGCTGCTCCGGCACCCGCGCGCCATGGCCAAGGCGCGCGCGGAGATGGAGGACGTCCTCGGCGGCAAGGTCGACACGGACACCCTCGAGGAGCCTGACGCGGCGAGCCTGCCGTACCTGCAGGCCGTGGTGAAGGAGGTGATGCGGTTGCATCCGGTGGCGCCGATCATGCTGCCGCACCAGGCGGCGGAGGACGGCGTGGAGATCGGCGGCTTCGCCGTGCCCAGGGGCGCCACGGTGATCTTCAACGTGTGGGCGATCATGCGGGACCCGGCGGCGTGGGAGAGGCCCGACGAGTTCGTGCCGGAGAGGTTTCTGGATAAGGCGGCGGATAGGGCGGTGGAGTTCCGGGGCAAGGACTACGAGTTCCTCCCGTTCGGGTCCGGGCGGCGGCTGTGCCCCGGCCTGCCGATGGCGGAGCGGGTTGTGCCGTTCGTGCTGGCGTCGCTGCTGCACGCGTTCGAGTGGCGGCTCCCGGACGGCGTGGCGGCCGACGAGCTGGACGTGACCGAGAAGTTCACCACCGTGAACACGCTCGCCGTGCCCCTCAGGGCCGTCCCCGTCATGGTCACGTAGCTAGCTGCTAGCCTTGTGTATGCATGCAATCTTATCTTGTATCGTGCGGACGAGATGCGACCGCTTTACGAAAACATGTTTTAGAGCCTATGCACCCGGGTACTCCTTATCCAACCACTCATTTCTGCATCAAGATTCGTGCAaataattttctcttttttgtttctctcatataGAACATGTATTTGTACTTTCAACTTTGCAGCACAACAAAGCTTTCTATGTAGAATGTGGGATAAAACTTACAGATTTTTTGgtccaacataaatatacaaaatgagatttttttgattaaaaaatcttatttttcatatttatgtcggacaaaaaaatctgaaagttttatcTCACATTCTAGTTACAAAGTTATGTTgtactgcaaagtttgaagttcaagacatgttttatatgagaggaacaaaaaagagaaaattccaTGTAATAAGGTAGTTGTGTAGCACAGATCTCAAAGCAACATTGGAGTGTTAGGATAGTGAGGCCCGGGTGCATAAGCTCACAGAATCTGCATTCGACCGCTTTACACTAGCTGCTCATGAAATCTCAGTAGCCAGACATTCCGTAGACGTCGCGTCGGTCATGTGTGGCCGCTTCGCTTTGGATTATTGCCTGCCACTCGCCACTGCCTCGTCGATAGGTTGGTTAATAGCACATCACATCGCGCTAGATCTTACAAGATTTGGTGGAGTGTGTTACTCTCTACTTAACTTTCTTCATCAAAATTTATTGGTGCGGTTCACTATATTATTATGATTGATCTCCCAACGCATATTGTCTAGGCCAGATTCATGCTGAACCTTAGCGCTGTCATCTCCGCTGATAAGGCATTAACACAGAAATTGATGTTGTTATTGCTCGCTGCAAGAAATCTCCCATTACTATCTCGCAACACAGCACCAACCGCAtccttaagagaattaacatcgaaAGCATCATCAACATTCAGTTTAACATAGTTCACAATAGGTAAACGCCAGTCGCCTGGAAATctgatttgggtcagtcgattttccttACAAGAAAGGAGGCGCCAAAGGGAAGGAAGAAACAACCGCATCATCCGAGCGCGCGCACGCGAGGGGGGAGGGGTTACTTCACAAGCTTCCCCACGATCTGTCTTAGGTTGGGGGTGAGGGCGGAGGAACGACGACGGTGACTGTGGTGGTGGTGGTAGGGGGGGGGCAACTTTGCCAGAGAAAAAACCGGCGAGGCCCGGGGCTAGAGGGATAGGCAGGAACGGTGGCAAGACCGGCGGTGTGGGgaggttgaggggagggcggggcggcgaggcggtcgCGGGAGAGCCGGCGGTTATGCTGGTGGTAGCTGGCGGCTTGGGTGAGATCTGGGAGAAGATGAACAGGAAACGATTCGGAGGTAGaagaaggcatatgcattgttggaTCTCAATCTAAAGGCTGAAAACAATCGACTGACCCTAATTTATTTCAGGGTTGACTTACCCCTAGCCTCTCCCAACATAGTTTTGATTCGGCTTTCACCACCCTTCACTCTTTTTTCAATAAATGGTAGATTTTATTGGTTTAAATGGAGCATCAAGAGGATATAAATACTATGAGCACATACCCAGCCTCTGCACAGTTAGGGTGCACACAACCAACATGAACACAAACAAAAGATGCCGGCAACCTAGCAAAACTTCACTCTGATGCCTAGCTTTCGGTGAATTTGCCTGAAAGTAATTCCTAGTAAGCACTCTCACAGGGACTTGGGAAGCATCTTGAGTTTTCTCACCGTGCACCAGCTTGTGGTGTTCCCACAACAAATACCAGGTTGTCATCGCAACAGTCTCACAAAAACTTCCTTGACCGAGAACCAAAGCTTCTTCGTTAGGGGTACAAATCAACTATTCAAGAATCAATTCACCAGCACCCTAATGGGAAAACTTCCTTGACCGAGAACCAAAGCTTCTTCGTTAGGGGTGCAAATCAACTATTCAAGAATCAATTCACCAGCACCCTAATGGGCACAGGCTTTGCGGATAACATCATCAACTCCAAGTTGATTCTACACCTCCTTGGCTTTCTTGCATTCAAACCGAATATGCTTATGGTCTCAACACTTTGATTACATGATGGGCATTGCTGAGGGATTTTAAAATGTCTATCTACAAGCACATCCCAACATGGTAACGACCCATGTATATTTCTCAATACAATAACTTTAACCTTTGGTAGGCAGCGCAATTTCGAATTGCACCCACACCATTTGTTTCAATTATTTGATTACCAAACTGACAATCCCACTCTAAATGATAAGTTGTtcatgtcttcatcaagctccATGCAATAGAATCAGATATCTCATGGGCTGGTATGGATAGTATGCTTTTTTGACGGGTGAAAAGTATGCTTCTTGAATCAACAAGCCAGAAGGTTTGATTTATAAGTGGTTCATTTCATTATCCTATAACAGGGTTAATAAGATCAATAGTTGATAGTAAGTGACCTCCACTTCTAGTAATTACCCTCCTATCTGGAGCTTGCGGGATCCAGGACTCGCTCCAAATGTTAATGTTCTTACCATCACATAATCTCCACACACACGAACGTTTGATAATGTTCACCCTTGCCATAATGGTTTTCCATGTGTAACATGACTTTTTCCTTGCCATAATCGGTTTCCATGTGTAACATGACTTTTTTGTGAGAGTAGCATTAAGTTGGCCTCCATCCGGAAAGTACTTACTTCTCAAGATGGTAGCAGAAAGAGAATCTGGATGATCAGTTAATCTCCAAGCCTGTTTAGCTAAAAGTGCAAGATTAAAGCAatgcaaatcacataactcattcctcgtttctttcttgGAACACATATTTTCCACCAGGCAAACCAATACATTTTCTTATGATTAACATCATCACTTCACCAAAATTGTGTAATTGTGTCAATGGCTCCTCTGCAAATGTtatttttttaggaattttaaagacgtACATTGCATATGATGGTACTGGTTGTGCTAGTGACTTAGTAAGAATCTCCTTGCCCCTGATGGCAGATACTTCTCCTTCCATCCATTCAATAAACAGTCCACCAAATATGGAAAGCAATTTGTTTTTCCTAGACCAACCGTCACTGGGAGGCCTAAATATTTGTCATCCAGAGCCTCGGTCATGATATACAGTGTCGAACACACTTGTACACTAGTATTAACACTAGTACTTGGGCTTAAGAAAATAGTGGATTTATCGCCACTAACCAATTGTCCCGAAGCTATACAATATGCATTCACAACACTTCAAGCACTCAACTTTTTGGGAGTTGGCTTTCATTAAAATCAGAGACTCATCCGCAAATAAAAGATTCGTAGCAACAGGTGCATCACGGGATACCTTGACTCCAGTAAGCTCTCCCTCTTGCTCTGCATGTGCCAACAACTCTAATAAACCCTCAGTGCAAAGGAGATAACGGTTCCCCCTGACAGAATCCTCTAGTTACCTTAAAGCTCTCATCTTCGTCCGAGTTAAATCAAACTCTATACTGGAATGAAGTGGCACACATCATAATAAGCTTGACCCAACTTGCTTGAAAACCCATCTTCAAAAGTATTCCTTCCAAAAAGACCCATTCTGCACGATCATGTGCTTTATGCATATGCAACTTTACAACACACCACCTTTCCTTCCTtctttttaaaattttctatggcaTGAAGGCTCTCATATGCAACAAGAACGTTATGAGCAATCAAACGACCCATAACAAAAGAACTCTGTGTAGGGATGATCTCCCCTGGCAAAATTACTTTAAGACGGGCTGCCAACATCTTAGAAATAATTTTATATAGCACAGATTACACAAACTGATCGACCTAAATTGGGTTATCTTCTCCTGTGAGTGCATTCAGGATCATTGCAGTCGCCTTATCATTCCACCCATTCGGCATGCTACAAGAATTTACCGTTCTAAGAACTTGTTCTACAATATTACCACCCAACATAATCCAAAACCTCTAGTAAAATATGGCATGAAGACTTTCGGGCCTGGAGCCTTGAGATCTCCAATTTCAAAGAGGTCTTTACGAACTTCTTCGGTCGTATAAGGGCCCGAAAGTGACACATTCATGTCCCTCGTGGCTCACCGACAGAAAGATACCCCCCCCCCTATCAGGTGCTAGAATTTCCGACGTGAAGAGTTTAGAGAAATGCTCAGTAATTAAAAATTGATATCCTCTGTACCTTGCTTCCAATTTCAACAATCATCTTGAAGTTTCTTAATTTGATGTCCTTCCTTGTTGTAGCTGCTTTACGAAAAAATGATGTGTTTCTATATCTCCATGCATGAGCCAATTGGCTCTTGCTCTTTGTAAACAGTATATTTCTTCCCGATCCAACAAATTTTCCACAAAGATCTGGACCTCCTTTGGTCATGCTATTGTCTCAATTATAACTTGACCGCATTTCAGTTTTTCTAATTCTTTATTAAACTTTTTGATATAGTCTACTCGGAATTGCTATCGCATTTACAATATCTTCCTGTAGTAACCGAGATTCAAAATTCATACCTCCTACCTATCACTTAAGCTTATCACC from Triticum dicoccoides isolate Atlit2015 ecotype Zavitan chromosome 6A, WEW_v2.0, whole genome shotgun sequence encodes:
- the LOC119314312 gene encoding cytochrome P450 76M5-like, with the translated sequence MQSEVWLLCATLAAALLYYLTSAARRGGTGRRPPPGPTPLPVVGNLLDLGGNLHHTLARLARAHGPVMKLKLGMVTTVVVSSHDAAREAFTRYDRHLAARAVPDAANAVGNSGRSMIWLPSSDPLWKTLRGIVASHVFSPRGLAVARGVRERKVRDMVGYFRRCVGEEVDVGQAVYGGVLNLVSSAFFSVDVVDVGGESASELREVVEDIIAALGKPNVSDIFPSLRPLDLQGWRRWAGARYQKVFGILDGIIDRRLADARTSCTGEHAHGDFLDSLLELVSAGKIGRDKVTVILFDVFAAGTDTMAITVEWAMAELLRHPRAMAKARAEMEDVLGGKVDTDTLEEPDAASLPYLQAVVKEVMRLHPVAPIMLPHQAAEDGVEIGGFAVPRGATVIFNVWAIMRDPAAWERPDEFVPERFLDKAADRAVEFRGKDYEFLPFGSGRRLCPGLPMAERVVPFVLASLLHAFEWRLPDGVAADELDVTEKFTTVNTLAVPLRAVPVMVT